CGTTCAAGGCGCAGTTCATCTCCGGCCTGATCCAGCCCGCGATGATGTTCATCGGCAACGTGAACTACGTGTTCATCGCCGTGGTCGGCGCGCTCAAGGTGGCCACCGGCTCGCTCTCCCTCGGCGACGTGCAGGCGTTCATCCAGTACTCGCGCAGCTTCAGCCAGCCGGTCACCCAGGTCGCGAGCATGTCCAACCTGCTCCAGTCCGCGGTGGCCTCGGCCGAGCGGGTGTTCGCGCTGCTCGACGCGACCGAGCAGACCCCGGACGACGCGCAGGCGCCGACCGTGGACGAGGTGCGCGGCCAGGTCGAGTTCGAGAACGTCTCGTTCCGCTACAAGGCGGACACCCCGCTGATCCAGGACCTCTCGCTCTCGGTCAAGCCCGGCCAGACCGTGGCCATCGTCGGCCCGACCGGCGCGGGCAAGACCACGCTCGTCAATCTCCTGATGCGCTTCTACGAGATCGACGAGGGCCGGATCACCCTGGACGGGGTGGACATAGCGCGGATGACCCGGGAGGACCTGCGCTCGCGCACCGGCATGGTGCTCCAGGACGCCTGGCTGTTCGGCGGCTCCATCGCGCAGAACATCTCCTACGGCGTGCCGGACGCCCCGATCGAGAAGATCGTGGCGGCGGCCCAGGCCACCCACGTCGACCGGTTCGTGCGCACGCTGCCGGACGGCTACGACACCGTCCTGGACGACGAGGCCTCCTCGGTCTCGGCCGGCGAGCGGCAGCTGATCACGATCGCCCGCGCGTTCCTCGCCGAGCCCGCGATCCTCATCCTGGACGAGGCGACCAGCTCGGTGGACACCCGCACCGAGGTGCTGATCCAGCGGGCGATGAACTCGCTGCGCGAGGGCCGCACCAGCTTCGTGATCGCGCACCGCCTGTCCACCATCCGCGACGCCGACCTGATCCTGGTGATGGAGAACGGCCGGATCGTGGAGCAGGGCGACCACGAGGAACTGCTCGAGCGCCAGGGCGCCTACTCCCGGCTCTACCAGGCCCAGTTCGCCTCGGCGGTGGCCGAGGTCGACTGACCCCGAGGTCGAGTGACCGCCGTCCTCCGGCGCGGCCCGCTGCCCGCGGACCGCGCCGGAGGCGTGTCGGGGCCCGGCCGACCGGTGAGCCGACCACGATCTCAGTGGTCTTCTCCCAACACCCTCGCCACTCGCGCCGAGCCGGAATACCCTGGTGTTATGGCGAGGCCGGGAGGGGTCCGAAGAGGTATCAGTGCTCTGGCCAAGTTCGTCTGGGGGCTGATCGCCTTCATCGTCATCAGCTCGCTGGGCGGGGCGGTGGTGGCCGGGATGGCGCTGCCCGCGGTCGCCGCGGCCGGCCTCGGCGCCAAGGCCGCCTCCGACCATTTCCAGAACCTGCCGGGCGACTTCCAGCCGCCGCTGCTGCCGCAGCGCAACACCGTCGAGGCGGCGGACGGCTCGGTGATCGCCACCACCTGGGACCCGGACAACGAGAGCAACCGGGTCGTGGTGCCGCTCTCCCAGATGAACATCCTGATGCAGCACGCCATCGTCGCGGTCGAGGACCAGCGCTTCTACCAGCACGGCGGGATCGACTGGAAGGGCACGATCAGGGCCCTGGTGAACAACTCCGAGGGCACCGGGAACCTGCAGGGCGGCTCCGACATCGCCCAGCAGTACGTCAAGAACTCGCTCGAGCTCGAAGCCGGCACGAACAAGGCCGCGTTCGCCGCCGCCCAAGCCGACACCTTCACCCGCAAGGTCCAGGAACTGCGCTTCGCCACGTCCGTGCTCCAGCAGATGGACCGCGGTCAGCTGCTGCAGGCCTACCTGAACCTGATCCCCTTCGGCAACGGCGCCTTCGGCGTGGAGGCCGCGGCCGAGACGTACTTCGACACCACCGCGGCCAAGCTCGACGCCGACCAGGCCGCCCTGCTCGCCGCCGTGGTCAACAGCCCCACCGCCGACGATCCCTTCGACCACGCCGGAGCCGCCTGGACCCGGCGCAACGTCGTGCTCGAGGACATGGCGCAGCAGGGCTACCTCACCCGGCAGCAGGCGGCCGCCGACGAGAAGCAGCCGCTGAACCTGAAGCCGGGCGACCAGGAGAACGGCTGCATCACGGCCGGCTCGGACGCGTTCTTCTGCATGTACGTGTACTACTCCTTCCTGCAGGACCCGACCTACGGCTCGAGCGTCCAGGCCAGGGAGAACCTGTGGAACCAGGGCGGGCTGGTGATCAAGACGACGCTCTCGCCGAAGGACCAGGCCTCCGGCCAGAACGCGGTCTCCGCCCACACCCACTCCACCGACCAGGTGGCCACCGCGCTGGCCATGGTCGAACCCGGCGACGGCGCGATCACCGCCATCGCCCAGTCCAAGCCGATGGGCAACGGCGTCGGCCAGACCTACGTCGACCTCGCCGCCGATCCTTCGCACGGGGGCGGCGAGGGATTCCAGGCCGGCTCCTCGTTCAAGATCTTCGAGGGACTGGCCGCGCTCGAGGACGACTGGAACCCCGCCACCGTGATGAGCGTGCCGAGCCCGCTGGTCGAGACCGGCCTGCACGTACCGGTCTGCGTCGCCGGGGCCAAGCCCACGATCGTCTGGCCGGCCGACTACCAGCCCAACAACGACGACGACCGCGGGTTCACCGGGACGCTCCCGGAGGCGTACTGGTTCTCCGTCAACACCTACTTCCTCACCCTGGAGACGAAGACAGGGCTCTGCCAGCCGGCGTCCATCGCCCAGTCCATGGGCGTGACCGCGGACAACGACACCGGCACCGGCGCGCCGCTCGACCAGTTCGCCTCCTTCACCCTCGGCACGAACCTGATCACCCCGATCGAGATGGCCGGCGCGTACGCCACCCTCGCCGCCCACGGGGAGTACTGCCGGCCATACGTGATCACCCAGGTGGCGAATCTGTCCGGCAAGCAGTACCCCGCGCGTGGCAAGCAGTGCGCGCAGGTGATCGACCCCAACCTGGCCAACGAGCTGACCGCGATGCTGCGCGGCGTGCTCACCGTCCCCGGCGCCACCGCCGACGGCCTCGGCATCGGCCGCCCCGCCGCCGGCAAAACCGGCACCACGACGTTGTCGATAGCTACCTGGTTCGACGGCTTCACGCCGCAGCTGGCCACCGCCGTGTGGACCGGCTTCATCAGCCCCAAGCACGGCGACTTCCTCGGCTATATGGAGATCGGCGGCCACTACTGGGCTCAGCAGATCTTCGGCGCCACGATCTCCGCGCCGACCTGGCAGCAGGCGATGGAGGGCGCGCTCAAGGGGCAGTCGGTAGAGGACTTCACCCAGCCCTACGGCTTCCCGCCGATCCCCTCGGGCTGATTCGCCGTCAGTCCGGCGACGTCGTCGAAGCACCGCCGCGGGATACGCTGAGTCGATGACGGCACCCGACTTCACCGCTCTGCGCCTGGCCGACGGCGTGCTCGCCCCCGCGGACGCGAACGTGGTGCTCGCCGAGTGGATCGCCGAGGGCGCCTCCGGCGAGGAGCCGCTGTACCAGGCGCCCTTGCATCGCCACGAGGAAGACGAGGCGTGGTACGTCCTGGAGGGCAGCCTATGCGTCCGCATCGGCGAGCAGGTGAGCGAGATCTCGGCCGGTGGCGCCGTGATCGTCCCCGGCGGCATCGCGCACACGTACTGGAACCCGGCGCCCGACCCTGCCCGCTACCTGCTGGTGATGGGTGCTCGTACGTACGCCCTCATCCAGGCGATCCACGCCGCTGAGGACCGTAGCCCGGACGCGTTGCGCCGGCTCTTCCGGGAGTACGGCGCCGAGTTGCTCGACGGCTGATTCGGATGCTTGGAAGCCGTGGATCAGCCGGTGAGGAGCCCGCGGCGTGAACCGTCCGGACCGTCCGAACCCACCCGCGCGACGGTTACGCGCCTACCTGGCCGATGCCGTTGAGGAGATCCGCAAAACTTCCGTGTTCTCCTCTGCGGTGGACTGGGACGAGGTAGAGCGCGAGGCAACGGCAGTACTCGACGTCGCCGACTGCTACGCCGACACCCACGCCTTCCTGCTCGCGGTACTCCACCGAGCCGGCGGCCCCCACAGCCACCTGACCCCGCCGCCCGGTTCGGCCCCGACCCGCCAACGTAGCCCGCAGATGACAGCGGCCCTGGGTCCTCCGACACCCACCGGCCACCTCATCGACGAGCCGCCGGCCGCCGTGGCCTACCTGCGCCTGCCGAAGCTGTCCGAAGGCCGCAAGAACACCCGCAGCTACCTCGCCGCTGGCACCGCGGTCATGAGGAGCCTGATCGCCGCCCGCCCGGCCGGATGGATCGTGGACCTGCGCGCCAACATCGGCGGCGGCATATGGCCGATGCTCGCCGTCGCCGCCCCGCTGTTGCCCGAAGGCGTCCTCGGGCACTTCCTGCTGCCCGACGGCCGAGCCGAGGTGTGGTCCGCGCACCACGGCCGGATCAAGCATGACGGCAAGACCATGGCCCGCAGCCGTACCCGTACCCGTACCCACCGCCCCGGCGACGACCAATCCCGCATCGCCGTGCTCACCTCACGCCACACGTCCAGCGCCGGCGAGGCCGTCGCCCTCGCCTTCCGCGCGCAACCCCGAGCGCGTCTCATCGGCGCCCCCACGGCAGGAATGAGCACCGCCAACCGCACCCACATCCTGCGCGACGGAACCCGCCTGCGCATCAGCGCGTCCGTCTACGCCGACCACAACCGCGTCCCCGTCGACGGCCCGGTCCCCATCGACGAGCACCTCCCCGACAACAGCCGCGACAGTGCCCTGAGCGCTGCGCTGCAGTGGATACGCGGCTGACCGGAGATTCGAGATCTGATGCAGGCTGGTCTGGAACCGTGTCTAGCGCGAGTTGATGATCGGCTGGGTGCTGGTGGAGCGTGGTGGTCTGTCGGGTCGGGTGGGGGCGGTCGCTTCGCGTCGCCCTGTTTCGTGTGTCCACCCACCCACCCGTTGCGTTCGCGGGGCGGCCTGCGGTTTCAAGATCTCGCCTCCGGCGCGGGCCCTTCCCTCGGAGAGAGAGCCGGGGTTTGTGGGGTGGTGGGGTTGCGGGGGTGTGCTCTCTCCTCGGTCGGTCCCCGGAGGCAATCAGGGACCTGCCGGGAGGTCAAGCGGCGGTGGCCCTGGTTGATGATGGATTTTGCATGGCGCCGCTTGACCTCCCGGCAGAACCCTGATCGGGCTTCGCCTGCCCGACCGAGGAGAGAGCCCACCCCCTGGGGAGCGGTGCGAGCTGCGCTCGGGCCCGGGTCCCGGCCGGTGTCCCGGTCGCGCTCGGTGCGGAAGGATCCTGCATCGCCCTGATCCGAGCATCCCGGTCCTTGATCCGTGTGAAGGGTCAGTGGTCCGGCCGCGCTTGCTGCTGAATCGTGCATTGTCGTTCTAGGCCGCCGTCTTCTTCTCTACTGCTTCAACGCCGGGGAGTGCGCCCGAGTGCCCGGAATCTCCATTATTTTTTCTTTTCCGGCAAAGGCCGGATTCACGGCTTTTGTCGGTGGTGGCGTCTAGTATGGAAGAGTACGGAGGATCGGGACGTGCGATGGGAGGGGTGGTGGACGGGATGGCTGGTCAGATGGCGTCAGGAGGGTGGCCGAAAGTGGTGCAGGATTTCCCCTTGGCGTGCGACCGGGCCGCGCGATCCTGTGCAGTGTGTGAGCACCGGGTGGATCCGACCGGGGCGATGCAGAATTCGACGGCAGGCACGATCGGAGCACCGAAGCCTTCGCGCGGATCGAGGGCCGGGATGTTCGGATCACGGCGATGCAGGATCCTTCCGGATCGAGCGCGGTCCGGCGTGCGGGATTCTGCTGCGAGGTCTGGGATCGGGGTGGAGCGCACCGGGGCGATGCACGATTCAGCAGCAAGCGCGACCGGGCCACGGGACGGGACTCGGCCCGAGTGCAGCTCGCACTGCTCCTCCAGGGGGTGTGCTCTCTCCTCGGTCGGGCAGGCGAAGCCCGATCAGGGTTCTGTCGGGAGGTCAAGCGGCGCGATGCAGAATCGAGCATCAGCCCAAGTCACCGCCGCTTGACCTCCCGACAGGTTCCTGATTGCCTCTGGGGACCGACCGAGGAGAGAGCACACACCCGCAACCCCACCATCCCGAACCCCAACCCGCCCCGCTACGCCAGCACCCACGCGGACCCGGCACTCTCTCCGAGGGAAGGGCCCGCGCCGGAGGCGAGATCTTGAAACCCCAGGCCGCCCCGCTACGCAACGGGTGGGCGGGTGGTCAGACGAACCAGGCGACGCGAAGCGCGGCCCGCACCCCGACGACCACCCCGAGCCGACAGATCACCACGCCCCACCGGCACCCAGCCGATCATGAACTCGCACTAGAGAGATCTCGAGCATGCCGCTTCCCGAGCACGAACTCGTCGCCACCGCCTCCACCGTGGTCTACCGGAACCGCTGGATCGCCGTCCACGAGGACAAAACCCTGCGACACGACGGCGTCGAGGGCATCTACGGCGTTGTCGACGCAGCCGACTTCGCGCTCATCCTCCCCTACACCGACGGCGGGTTTTACCTCGTCGAGCAGTACCGGTACACGGTGAAGGGGCGGTACTGGGAGTTTCCGGGAGGCTCCTGGGAGGCCCAGCCGGACGCCGATCCCCTCGACGTCGCCCGCGGGGAGCTGGCTGAGGAGACCGGGCTGACGGCGGGCACCATGACCTCGCTCGGCCACCTCTACCAGGCATACGGGATCAGCGGTCAGGGCTTTCACATGTTCCTCGCGACCGACCTCACGGTCGGCGAGCCCGACCTTGAGGAGACCGAGGCAGGACTGGTCAGCCGGTGGTTCTCGGAGGCCGAGGTCTGGCAGCTGATCGACGAGGGCCGCTTCAAGGACGCGCCCTCGATCGCCGCGCTCGCCTGCTTCCAGCGCCACCGGGCGAAGGAGGACGCACGGGGGACGGTGAACTCAGAGCCGGTCGAGCCAGGCGTGGCCCGGGTGGACGCGGGCGAGTAGGTCGGTGAGGGTTGCGCGCTGGTTCGGATCGAGGTGGGGGAGGGTTTCTTCGAAGTCTGCCTGGTCTTTTGGGCGCACCTGCTTGGACTTGAAGAGCAGCACGAACTCCGGTGCCAGGTAAGGGATTCCGTCCGCGCTGTGGCGGATGACGGCGTCGTACGGCAGCCGAATCGTCGGGTCGTGGCGGCAGATCCATGCGTCGCCGTCGTGCGGCTCGCGGAACACGTCGAGGAGGTAGTCGTCGGTTCGCGGGTCGCGTAGCCAGGTCTGGTGCGTGGCGGCGATGACCTCCGGTGCGGCGCCGCGCCAGAGCCTGCCGCTGCTGACGGCGTCGAAGGCGTAGCCGTCGAATCGCGCGCGGATCTCGGCGAAGCGGTTCGCCGGGACGGCGATCTCGAGGTCCCCGTGCTTCCTCGTCTGCTTGCCGCGGAACAGATCCAGCGCCCAGCCCGCGGCCACGTACCAAGGCACTGCGACCTCGGCCAGCAGGCGCGCCACCTGGCTCGGAGTCCAGTGATGCGCCCAATTTCCGTCGAGGGCTGCGATCTCCTCAGCGGACAGCCGCACGCCGCCTTCGAGCTCTGCCTCGCTCACGTCACCAGTCTTTTTCAGTCGGGCGGGGCGGGGCTAGTCCCCGGGGTGGGTTGGCGGATATGGGTATGGACACCGCTAAGCTGCTCTGCCAGTTGAGCTACGAGGCCTGACGGCCTCGACGGGACTCGAATCCGCAACCCGCCGATTAAGAGTCGATAAGCGATGGCCTTCGACCCGCCAGCACCCTCCCCGGGGGCTCGTTGCCGCAACCTTAGGGCCCTGAGTTCGAGCCTGCCAGCGATTTATTGCCGCGGCTGCGGCAGGTAGGGCGCGATGGCGTGGGCGAGCAGCGGGATCGGCATCGACTGCAGCCAGATCTCGCCCGGACCGGTCAGCGCGACGAGGTGGAAGCCGTTGTCCCCGAACAGGATGTTGCGCACGCCCTTGAACCGGGTGATCTGGAAGCTCACCGTCTCCTGGAACAGGCCCACGTGGCCCGGGTGCACCAGCAGCGTCTGGCCCGGCGCCAGCTGGTAGGTGGTCACCTCGCCGGACAGCTCGATCCAGGCCTCGCCGTTGCCCTGCAGCTTCTGCAGCAGGAAGCCCTCGCCGCCCCACAGACCCGCGCCGAGGCCGGCCACCGGCGCCGCCGAGGCGTTCACGCCCGGGGTGCCGCACAGAAAGCCGTGCCGGTGCACCATCATCCCGGCGCCCGGCCCGATGCGCACCGGCAGGATCTGGCCGGGCGCCTTCGTGGCGAACGCGACGATTCCGCCGCCCCCGCCCTGGTTCAGGTACTGGGTCTGGAAGAAGCTGCCGCCGCCGAGGGCCCGCTTGACCCCGGCCAGGAAGCCGCCGCCTCCGCCCATTCCGTTGCCGGTGGTCTGCGAGACCGCGATGTTGGGCGACATCCACGACAGTTCGCCGTGTGTGGAGATGACCGACTCGCCCTGGTTGAGGGCGATCTCGAGGACGGGCAGCGTGGTGCCCTTCACAGTGGCCTGCATGCCTCGGAGCTTACCCGTCGGGGCGGGTTCGCAACGTGGTGCGGGCCGCCTCCCCGGAACGGGAAGACGGCCCGCGTCGTGCGCGTCGGTCAGCCGGCGGCTAGTCGACGTTCAGTGCGTTGTCATCGACCACGAAGTCCGTGTACAGCGACGCGTCCTCGGAGCCGGTGAACTTGAGCGTGACGGTCTGGCCGACGTACGAGGCCAGGCTGTACGAGTGCTGGGTGTAGCCGGAGTTGTGGTTCAGGTTGGAGAACGTGGCCAGGGTGCCCAGCACGGTGCCGCTGGAGTTGAGCACCTGCACCTTGAGCGTGTCGTACGCCGTGGTGGTGGTCGTCTCCGCCGTGTCGATGTGCAGGTAGAAGGAGAACGTGGCCGTGGTGCAGCCGGCCGGGATGGTCACCTTCTGCGCCAGCGTGTCGGTGTGGGTGGTGCCGTAGCCGTCCATCCAGGCGTCGTAGTTGCCGGAGTGGGCGGGCTCGTCGACCGTGTCCGAGTTGAGTACGCCGGCCGTGGAGGTCCACGGGCTGATGGAGCCGGTCTCGAAGCCCGGGTTGCCCAGCAGCTGCGCCGCGCTGCAGCCGCCGCTCGCCGCGTTCACCGTCCAGGTGAAGCTCGCCGAGCCGGACGCGCCGGTGGTGTCCTGCGCCGTGACGGTCACGCTGAAGGTGCCCGAGGCGGTCGGGGTGCCGGAGATCAGGCCGCTGCTGGAGATCGACAGACCGCCCGGCAGACCGGTGGCGCTGAACGTCAGGGTCTGGCCGGAGGCCGAGTCGGTCGCGCTGATCTGCTTCGAGACCGCGGTGCCGACCGTCCCGGTCTGGTTGCCCGGGCTGGTGACGGTCACCGTGTTACCGGTGGTGGAGTTGATCGTCCAGGTGAAGCTCGCCGAGCCGGACGCGCCGGTGGTGTCCTTCGCCGTGACGGTCACGCTGGAGCTGCCCGAGGTGGTCGGGGTGCCGGAGATCAGGCCGCTGCTGGAGATCGACAGCCCCGCCGGCAGGCCGGTGGCGCTGAAGGTCAGGGTCTGGCCGGAGGCCGAGTCGGTCGCGCTGATCTGCTTGGAGACCGCGGTGCCGACGGTGCCGGTCTGCGTGCCCGGGTTGGTCACCGTGACCGTGTTCGCGCCCGAGGAGCCGTTCGTCAGACCCGTGATGCCGTTCGGGGTGCCGATGCCGGTCGGGCCGTCGTAGCCGGTCTCCGCGGTGCACAGGAACGCCGGGCTGCAGGACGAGGCGTCCTTGCCGCTGGTGACGTCGTAGAAGTTGGCCGTGTGGTTGTAGACGTCCTGCGCCGGGTTGGCGCCCGCGCTGCCGCCGAGGGCGTACATCGCCGCCACCATCGGGGAGGACGCGCTGGTGCCGCCCACCTCGTTCCAGCCGCCGTTGCCGTTGGTGGTGTCGTAGACCGCCACGCCGGTGGCCGGGTCCGCGTCCGCGGCGACGTCGTTGTCGATGCGCTTGGAGCAGCCGCTCAGCCCGAGCGAGGTCTGCCAGCTCGGCTGGGCCTCATACGAGGAGCAGCCCGAGCCGGTGCCCTCCGAGCCGGTCGTGGTGTTCCACACCGACTCGGTCCAGCCGCGCGAGTTCGAGGCCGTGCTCAGCGCGGTGCCGCCGACGGAGACCACGTAGGGCGAGGTCGCCGGGTAGCTCGCGCCGTAGTCCGCGTCGCCCGCGGACACGGTGACCACGACACCCGAGTGGTTGAAGTACGAGTCGTACGAGGTCTCGGTGGAGTCCTCGCTGCCGCCCCACGAGTTGGAGACGTAGCCGGCCAGGCTCGCCGCCGCGTTGTTGGCGGTGTAGAGGCCGTCACTGGTGTCGTCCTGCGCCTCGACCAGGACGATGTTGCACAGCGGGCAGATCGCCGACGCCATGTCCAGGTCGAGCGACTCCTCCAGGGTCCAGTCGTCCGAGGACGGGGCCGTGGAGGGCAGCGGCGAGCTCGCGCCGTTCTGGTTGACCACTCGGAAGCTGGGCACCGCGGGCAGGCCCGCGGCGGAGCGGTAGGCGGCCAGGTCGCTCGCGGCCGTCGGGTCGTTGTACGCGTCCACGATGGCGATCGTGCGCCCGGACCCGTTCGCGGCCGAGGCCGAGGTCAGGTTGTAGGCGGACTGCAGCTGCGAGGGACCGTAGCCGACGCCGGAGGGAATGGCGTCGGGCGAGGCAGCGGCGGCGACCGGCTTGATCCCGTCGCGCTTGTACGACATGCAGGACAGTTTGCCGACGGCGATGTCCGAGCAGACCCGGCTGGCGCCGGAGTTCGTGCTCGTCAACGCCGGCTGCGAGGCGTGCGCCGAACCGGCCAGGGCCGGTGCCGTAGCGGCCGAGGCCGCCGCGGCGCCGCCCAGGGAGATCGCGGCCCCCAGGGCCACTGCGGTGGCCAGGCTCGCGCCGGCCCGCAGACGTTGGGTGATGCTCACGCGGTGTGTTCCCCTCTCGGGTGGTGCGGCCAGGCGATCGGGTGTGCCCGGCCGCGTGGGTGATGCGGTCGGCTGGCAGCGGGCGCGCGGGATCGCCGCGGCGCGGGCGGAGCCGGCCGACCGTTTGCCCCGTCGGGCTGCTCGGCGGGACGGTGCGGACGCGTGGAGCGTGGGTGCGATGGTGCGAGGTGGGTAGTGCGGCGCCCGATCCGACCGTGCCGAGTTCTGGTGGGTGGTGAACTGTGGGTCTACGCCCGGCGAGCCGGGCGACGGTGCGTCAGGTGCTGCGAACCACGCGGCTCCGGCATCCGACCGACCGGTCGGTTCCGGATCGCGCTGAGCTGAAAACTAGCGCCGGGCCCGGGAGCGGTCAACGCCGGGCGGGTGGGCACGAACGTCAAGTTCTACCCAAGTCAACCGGTGTCCGCGACTGTGGTCACCGGGGTTTCGGCGCCCTCGAATGGTCCAGTTCTAGTGGAGGGTGCCGGGCGCGCGGCAGAGGATGGCGGGGGGCCCCGTGCCGGTGTGCGCCGGGACTCGCGGCCGAGGAAAGGGCTGGGACCATGGAGTGGACGTGCTGCGGCGGCGAGGGCGCCTCGTGCGCCGGTCGGCGGGATCTGGGCCTGCTGTTGATCCGTGGGGTGGCCGGCGCGGTGCTGATGGCGCACGGGGCGCAGAAGCTGTTCGGCTGGTTCGGCGGCAAGGGGATCGAGGGCACCGCGGGCGGGATGGAGTCGATGGGCTTCGAGCCGGGCCGGGAGAACGCGATGGCGGCCGGGCTGTCCGAGGCGGGCGGCGGGGCGCTGCTCGCGCTCGGGCTCGCCGTGCCGGTCGCGGGGGCCGCGGCGGCGGGCGCGATGTCGGCGGCGACGGCGGTGCACTGGGAGGGCGGCTTGTTCTCGCAGCACGGGGGCTTCGAGCTGCCGCTGCTGCTCGGCGCGACGGCGGTCGGGGTCGGCCTGACCGGGGCCGGGCGGCTCTCGCTGGACCACGCCACGAACCACGTGCTGGATCGGTCGTGGATGGTGGTGGCGGCGTTCGCGGGCACGACGCTGCTGGCGGGCACGGTGGTCAACCGGCGCAACGCGGTGATGGCCAAGCGCGCCGGGGCGGCCGAGGAGGACCGGGTCGAGGCCGAGGCCGTGCGCAACGCCGAGGACGCCGCCGAGGAGGCGCGGCACGAGGCGGACGAGGCCCGGCACGAGTCTGGCGACGGCGGCTCGGCCGCCGGCTGATCTCCGCCGCAGGGTCTTGACAGGGCCGACGGCTCCTGGTGAGCTGGTCTGTCGGCCACTGCGTCGCGTCGCGCGCACGGACGGTCCGACGGCGAGGACGCGACAAGGGAGTCGTGATGACCGATCGGCTCGGCGAACCGCTGCCCGCGGACCTGCGTGACGAGGGCGAGCGGCTCACGGCCGACGAGCTCGCCGCGCTCCAGCTCTCCCGGCTGCGCCGCACGCTTCGCCACGCCTACGACCACGTGGAGCTCTACCGCCGTAAGTTCGACGCGGCCGGGGTGGCTCCGCGGGATTGCCGCGGCCTCGAGGACCTGGCCCGCTTCCCCTTCACCACGAAGGCGGACCTGCGAGATACGTACCCGTACGGCATGTTCGCGGTGCCGATGGAGCAGGTGCGCCGGGTACACGCGTCGAGCGGGACGACCGGCCGGCCCACCGTCGTCGGCTACACCGAGAACGACCTGTCGATGTGGGCCGACGTCATGGCGCGCTCGATCCGCGCGGCGGGCGGCCGGGCCGGGCACAAGGTGCACGTCTCCTACGGCTACGGCCTGTTCACCGGCGGGTTGGGCGCGCACTACGGGGCCGAGCGGGCCGGCTGCACGGTCATCCCCGTCTCGGGCGGGATGACGGCGCGTCAGGTGCAGCTGATCCTCGACTTCCGGCCCGAGATCATCATGGTCACGCCCTCGTACATGCTCACGCTGCTCGACGAGTTCGAGCGCCGGGGAATCGATCCGCGGGAGACCTCTTTGCGGATCGGGATGTTCGGCGCCGAGCCGTGGACCGAGCAGATGCGCACCGAGATCGAGCGGCGCGCCGGGATCCACGCGGTGGACATCTACGGCCTGTCCGAGGTGATCGGGCCAGGCGTCGCACAGGAATGCGTGGAGACCAAGGACGGGCTGCACGTGTGGGAGGACCATTTCCTGCCCGAGGTGGTCGACCCGGTCTCCGACGAGGTGCTCGCGGCCGGCGAGCGCGGCGAACTGGTCTTCACCTCGCTGACCAAGGAGGCGCTGCCGGTCATCCGGTATCGGACCAGAGACCTGACCCGGCTGCTGCCGGGTACGGCGCGGGCTCCGTTCCGGCGGATGGAGAAGGTCACCGGACGCTGCGATGACATGATCATCCTGCGCGGCGTGAACGTGTTCCCCAGTCAGATCGAGGAGATCGTGCTGCGCACCCCGGGCGTCGCGCCGCACTTCCAGCTCGAACTCACCCGCGAGGGCCGGCTCGACCGGCTGACCGTGCGGGCCGAGGCAAGGCCGGAGGCGCGCGACGACGCGGACCTGCGCACTGCGGCGGGCGCGGTGATCGTGCGCGCGGTCAAGGACGTGGTCGGCGTCGCGGTGGAGGTGCAGATCGTCGACCCGGACACGCTGGAGCGCTCGGCGGGCAAGCTCCAGCGAGTCAGGGA
This genomic window from Actinospica robiniae DSM 44927 contains:
- a CDS encoding DoxX family protein; protein product: MEWTCCGGEGASCAGRRDLGLLLIRGVAGAVLMAHGAQKLFGWFGGKGIEGTAGGMESMGFEPGRENAMAAGLSEAGGGALLALGLAVPVAGAAAAGAMSAATAVHWEGGLFSQHGGFELPLLLGATAVGVGLTGAGRLSLDHATNHVLDRSWMVVAAFAGTTLLAGTVVNRRNAVMAKRAGAAEEDRVEAEAVRNAEDAAEEARHEADEARHESGDGGSAAG
- the paaK gene encoding phenylacetate--CoA ligase PaaK, translating into MTDRLGEPLPADLRDEGERLTADELAALQLSRLRRTLRHAYDHVELYRRKFDAAGVAPRDCRGLEDLARFPFTTKADLRDTYPYGMFAVPMEQVRRVHASSGTTGRPTVVGYTENDLSMWADVMARSIRAAGGRAGHKVHVSYGYGLFTGGLGAHYGAERAGCTVIPVSGGMTARQVQLILDFRPEIIMVTPSYMLTLLDEFERRGIDPRETSLRIGMFGAEPWTEQMRTEIERRAGIHAVDIYGLSEVIGPGVAQECVETKDGLHVWEDHFLPEVVDPVSDEVLAAGERGELVFTSLTKEALPVIRYRTRDLTRLLPGTARAPFRRMEKVTGRCDDMIILRGVNVFPSQIEEIVLRTPGVAPHFQLELTREGRLDRLTVRAEARPEARDDADLRTAAGAVIVRAVKDVVGVAVEVQIVDPDTLERSAGKLQRVRDLRPND
- a CDS encoding putative Ig domain-containing protein, whose amino-acid sequence is MSITQRLRAGASLATAVALGAAISLGGAAAASAATAPALAGSAHASQPALTSTNSGASRVCSDIAVGKLSCMSYKRDGIKPVAAAASPDAIPSGVGYGPSQLQSAYNLTSASAANGSGRTIAIVDAYNDPTAASDLAAYRSAAGLPAVPSFRVVNQNGASSPLPSTAPSSDDWTLEESLDLDMASAICPLCNIVLVEAQDDTSDGLYTANNAAASLAGYVSNSWGGSEDSTETSYDSYFNHSGVVVTVSAGDADYGASYPATSPYVVSVGGTALSTASNSRGWTESVWNTTTGSEGTGSGCSSYEAQPSWQTSLGLSGCSKRIDNDVAADADPATGVAVYDTTNGNGGWNEVGGTSASSPMVAAMYALGGSAGANPAQDVYNHTANFYDVTSGKDASSCSPAFLCTAETGYDGPTGIGTPNGITGLTNGSSGANTVTVTNPGTQTGTVGTAVSKQISATDSASGQTLTFSATGLPAGLSISSSGLISGTPTTSGSSSVTVTAKDTTGASGSASFTWTINSTTGNTVTVTSPGNQTGTVGTAVSKQISATDSASGQTLTFSATGLPGGLSISSSGLISGTPTASGTFSVTVTAQDTTGASGSASFTWTVNAASGGCSAAQLLGNPGFETGSISPWTSTAGVLNSDTVDEPAHSGNYDAWMDGYGTTHTDTLAQKVTIPAGCTTATFSFYLHIDTAETTTTTAYDTLKVQVLNSSGTVLGTLATFSNLNHNSGYTQHSYSLASYVGQTVTLKFTGSEDASLYTDFVVDDNALNVD